In a single window of the Bacteroidota bacterium genome:
- a CDS encoding type II toxin-antitoxin system RelE/ParE family toxin: MLKIIWSDNAKSDYDENILFLLNKWGLKEAKEFVDEVDFVLDNLPHMAEMFPLSDYKEIRKGLICKQISLLYRVQSDRIELLRFWNNYQNPEKLRTIK, translated from the coding sequence ATGTTGAAGATTATTTGGTCTGATAATGCTAAGTCGGATTACGATGAAAATATTCTATTCCTCTTAAATAAATGGGGCTTAAAAGAAGCTAAAGAGTTTGTCGATGAAGTTGATTTTGTCCTTGACAACTTGCCCCATATGGCTGAAATGTTTCCACTCAGTGATTACAAAGAAATACGAAAGGGACTTATATGCAAACAAATAAGCTTGCTTTATAGAGTTCAGTCTGACAGAATTGAATTACTAAGGTTCTGGAACAACTATCAAAATCCTGAAAAACTTAGAACCATAAAATAG
- a CDS encoding Rrf2 family transcriptional regulator codes for MLSKKSKYAIKALVTLAREYEKGPILISNIAERDKIPQKFLEAILLELKKMGILGSKKGAGGGYYLIKHPKEVMLSNVMRLTDGPIALIPCVSLNFYERCVECVDETTCGLRDVAMDVRDASLNILTNTSLADILAREDRLKKTGVKTALKSAKKKG; via the coding sequence ATGTTATCCAAAAAATCGAAATACGCTATTAAAGCACTTGTAACTCTGGCAAGGGAGTATGAGAAAGGTCCCATTCTTATTTCGAATATTGCCGAACGAGACAAGATCCCCCAAAAATTCCTGGAAGCCATTCTTCTTGAATTAAAGAAGATGGGGATTTTAGGAAGTAAGAAGGGTGCAGGAGGTGGTTATTACCTGATCAAACATCCGAAAGAAGTGATGCTTAGCAATGTAATGCGCTTAACCGACGGCCCCATTGCATTGATACCTTGTGTAAGTTTGAATTTTTACGAAAGGTGCGTTGAATGTGTGGATGAAACTACCTGCGGTTTGAGAGATGTAGCTATGGATGTAAGAGACGCCAGTCTTAATATTCTTACCAATACAAGCCTTGCTGATATTCTGGCCAGGGAGGATCGCTTGAAAAAAACAGGAGTCAAAACAGCCTTAAAATCAGCAAAAAAGAAGGGGTAA
- a CDS encoding alginate export family protein — protein MRALRKYIYQVVVIVSAVNAKAQQTADEVFDFLIKKQVVSQKAADSLRADYAIRQQDSIKDKSFKIDLEFRPRGEYRDGFQQLPTDTTVGAAFVNQRSRLLFTYEQQNKFVFHTSIQDVRVWGRDDPRSNAGTLQVFEAYAEPFITPNFSIRIGRQKLAFDNQRLFAENDWRVNAGSHEALNLRYNSAKLSSELAFAFNQTTERLAGTDFMPVGFSNYKTLGVHYIKYRLSDNWALSAVNAADGYQDSEVPEKIYQRFTDGGRIEFAKGGLYTTFIGYYQSGKSNTGKNIAAWYVQPEIKYIIPQKLAVRLGLEIFSGDDNNVKNVSDHNFVPLYGVAHRFNGSLELFNSKPKDFGNAGLINPYLFIIKNIGKKAELRSDFHLFYSQNNYVNSKTNGITDRYLGYENDWLFIYRPNSYTKLDVGVSYAVVTESLVLIKKAGNSKIIPTWAYVSITFKPQLFKAIFK, from the coding sequence ATGAGAGCATTGAGAAAATATATATATCAGGTTGTCGTAATTGTTTCCGCAGTTAATGCGAAAGCTCAGCAAACAGCTGATGAAGTGTTTGACTTTTTAATAAAAAAACAAGTCGTATCGCAGAAGGCTGCAGATTCGTTACGTGCGGATTACGCGATCAGACAACAGGATAGCATAAAGGATAAATCTTTTAAGATCGACCTGGAGTTCCGGCCGCGGGGAGAGTATCGCGATGGGTTTCAGCAATTGCCTACAGACACTACTGTAGGTGCAGCTTTTGTGAATCAGCGCAGCAGATTATTATTCACTTATGAGCAGCAAAATAAATTTGTTTTCCACACGTCCATACAGGATGTAAGGGTATGGGGCAGGGATGATCCGCGTTCCAATGCAGGAACACTACAGGTGTTTGAGGCTTATGCGGAGCCTTTTATTACGCCAAACTTTTCTATCAGGATCGGCCGGCAAAAACTGGCATTTGATAACCAGCGTTTATTCGCGGAGAACGACTGGAGGGTAAATGCAGGCAGTCATGAAGCGCTGAATTTGCGGTACAACTCCGCGAAACTATCTTCTGAGCTGGCCTTTGCGTTTAATCAAACAACTGAAAGGCTTGCCGGGACTGATTTTATGCCTGTAGGTTTTTCCAATTATAAAACGCTTGGAGTGCATTATATTAAGTATAGGCTAAGCGACAATTGGGCATTGTCCGCTGTTAACGCGGCTGACGGATACCAGGATAGCGAGGTGCCGGAAAAAATATACCAGCGCTTTACGGATGGGGGACGAATAGAGTTTGCAAAAGGAGGACTTTACACAACGTTTATCGGATACTATCAATCCGGCAAAAGCAATACCGGTAAAAATATTGCGGCCTGGTACGTTCAGCCCGAAATAAAGTACATCATCCCGCAAAAACTGGCGGTTCGTTTGGGTTTGGAAATATTCAGCGGTGATGATAATAATGTAAAAAATGTATCCGACCATAATTTTGTTCCACTTTATGGAGTGGCTCACCGTTTTAACGGCTCGCTGGAGTTGTTCAACAGCAAACCAAAAGATTTTGGCAATGCGGGATTGATCAATCCGTATTTGTTCATTATAAAAAATATTGGAAAAAAAGCGGAGCTGCGCTCCGATTTCCATTTGTTTTATTCCCAGAATAATTATGTTAATTCTAAAACCAATGGGATCACAGACCGATACCTGGGATATGAGAATGACTGGCTTTTCATATACAGGCCCAACTCATACACTAAACTCGATGTGGGTGTTTCTTATGCCGTAGTTACTGAATCGTTAGTGCTTATCAAGAAAGCCGGTAACAGTAAGATCATTCCGACATGGGCATATGTATCGATCACATTTAAACCACAACTGTTCAAAGCGATATTTAAGTAA
- a CDS encoding extracellular solute-binding protein, producing the protein MKTNNIYRQHVLIAVAVSFFLSSFTLKENASSGIDNLEGTISVSGAFALYPIVVKWGEEFKKLHPNVKFDISAGGAGKGISDVLGGMVDLGAVSRDIYPEETKKGAFSIAVTKDAVVATVNSNNPNIRDVLSKGLKKDAFANIYASGTYRNWKQTGFSISAPIHIYTRSDAAGAAESWAKYFGKKQEDLLGIGVYGDPGLLSAVKKDPIAIGFNNISYVYNPKTKKQLSGITVVPIDVNNNGKIDADENFYGTLDEFIKAVSEGKYPSPPARDLYLVSKNKPQKKVVVEFLKWVLTEGQKFVNEAGYIKLSDTKLKVELTKVGL; encoded by the coding sequence ATGAAAACAAATAATATATATAGGCAGCATGTTCTTATAGCGGTTGCTGTATCTTTTTTTCTTTCTTCCTTTACTTTAAAGGAAAATGCGTCTTCAGGAATAGATAACCTGGAGGGTACAATAAGTGTATCGGGTGCCTTCGCGTTATACCCGATCGTCGTGAAATGGGGAGAAGAGTTTAAAAAGCTACATCCGAATGTAAAGTTTGATATTTCCGCGGGCGGAGCGGGGAAGGGTATATCCGATGTGTTGGGTGGTATGGTTGACCTGGGTGCTGTGTCGCGTGACATTTATCCGGAAGAAACAAAGAAAGGAGCATTTTCTATCGCGGTGACAAAAGACGCTGTTGTTGCTACTGTTAATTCAAACAATCCCAATATCAGGGATGTGCTTTCAAAAGGGCTGAAGAAAGATGCCTTTGCAAATATATACGCCAGCGGTACTTACAGGAACTGGAAGCAAACAGGATTTTCTATATCAGCACCCATTCACATTTATACGCGTTCCGATGCGGCCGGCGCGGCCGAAAGCTGGGCGAAGTATTTCGGAAAGAAGCAGGAAGATCTTTTAGGGATCGGGGTGTATGGTGATCCGGGACTGTTATCAGCCGTTAAGAAAGATCCGATCGCTATCGGCTTTAACAATATTTCTTATGTTTATAATCCGAAAACGAAAAAGCAATTGTCGGGAATTACTGTGGTTCCTATCGATGTTAATAATAACGGTAAGATTGATGCCGATGAAAATTTTTATGGGACTTTGGATGAATTTATTAAAGCTGTGTCAGAAGGTAAATATCCTTCGCCGCCGGCACGTGATCTGTACCTCGTTTCAAAGAACAAGCCTCAGAAAAAGGTAGTAGTTGAATTTTTAAAATGGGTTTTAACGGAAGGACAAAAATTTGTGAATGAGGCAGGGTATATCAAGTTGTCGGATACCAAACTAAAGGTGGAATTAACTAAAGTCGGTTTGTAG